From a region of the Phragmites australis chromosome 21, lpPhrAust1.1, whole genome shotgun sequence genome:
- the LOC133903825 gene encoding ARM REPEAT PROTEIN INTERACTING WITH ABF2-like isoform X1: protein MGILIAPSYQLIISWLLSPHLRLSIGCTNRPAKARNDQGHELRCCTSQEMSLQSCPAAAGDVRAEELLERARVLVPAALAAARAATGFGGRWKAIVARLERVPPCLSDLSSHPCFSKNSLCRELLQSVAATLAEAAELGERCREPTRAGKLQMQSDLDALAGKLDLNLRDCALLVKTGVLSDATVPAAPVEAAAAAAAAQTDVRELLARLQIGHAEAKHRAVDGLLDALREDEKSVLSALGRGNVAALVQLLTATAPKVREKTATVLCLIAESGSCEGLLMSEGALPPLIRLAESGSLVGREKAVITLQRLSMSPDIARAIVGHSGVRPLIDICQTGDSISQSAAAGALKNLSAVPEVRQALAEEGVVRVMINLLDSGVVLGSKEYAAECLQNLTSSNDNLRRAVVSEGGLRSLLAYLDGPLPQESPVAALRNLVTAVSPDSLVSLCVLPRLVHVLRDGSIGAQQAAAAAICKISSSTDMKRLVGEHGCIPLLVRLLEAKSNAAREAAAQAVASLMSYPPNARDIKKHEKSVPNLVQLLDPSPQNTAKKYAISCLLSLSASKRCKKLMISHGAIGYLKKLSEKDVAGAKKLLEKLERGKLRSLFSRK from the exons ATGGGAATTTTGATAGCGCCTTCGTACCAGCTCATAATTTCGTGGCTGTTGTCGCCGCATTTACGCCTTTCAATTGGATGTACCAATCGTCCAGCCAAAGCAAGAAACGATCAAG GACACGAGCTGCGGTGCTGTACCTCCCAAGAAATGAGCTTGCAGAGCTGCCCGGCCGCGGCCGGGGACGTGAGGGCGGAGGAGTTGCTCGAGCGGGCAAGGGTGCTGGTTCCGGCCGCGCTggccgcggcgcgcgcggccACCGGCTTCGGCGGGCGGTGGAAGGCCATCGTGGCGAGGCTGGAGAGGGTGCCTCCGTGCCTGTCGGACCTGTCGAGCCACCCCTGCTTCTCCAAGAACTCGCTCTGCCGGGAGCTGCTGCAGTCGGTGGCCGCCACGCTCGCCGAGGCCGCCGAGCTCGGCGAGCGCTGCCGCGAGCCGACGAGGGCGGGGAAGCTGCAGATGCAGAGCGACCTCGACGCGCTCGCCGGGAAGCTGGACCTTAACCTCCGGGATTGCGCACTCCTTGTCAAGACCGGTGTGCTGTCCGACGCGACGGTTCCGGCGGCCCCGgttgaggcggcggcggcggcggcggccgcgcagACGGACGTGCGGGAGCTACTTGCCAGGCTGCAGATCGGGCACGCGGAGGCGAAACACCGGGCGGTGGATGGGCTTCTTGATGCTCTGCGCGAGGACGAGAAGAGCGTGCTGTCGGCGCTCGGCCGTGGCAACGTGGCCGCGCTAGTGCAGCTGCTCACGGCGACGGCCCCCAAAGTCAGAGAGAAAACGGCCACTGTTCTCTGCTTGATCGCCGAGTCCGGCAGCTGCGAGGGCTTGCTCATGTCTGAAGGCGCGCTGCCACCGCTCATCCGGCTGGCTGAGTCCGGCAGCCTTGTCGGCCGGGAGAAGGCCGTCATCACGCTGCAGCGGCTGTCCATGTCACCCGACATTGCCCGTGCAATCGTCGGCCACAGCGGCGTCCGCCCACTCATTGACATCTGCCAGACCGGGGACTCTATCTCGCAGTCCGCCGCGGCTGGAGCGCTCAAGAACCTCTCTGCAGTGCCGGAAGTCCGACAAGCGTTGGCCGAAGAAGGCGTCGTGCGCGTCATGATCAACCTGCTCGACTCCGGCGTCGTGCTCGGCTCCAAGGAGTACGCCGCGGAGTGCCTGCAGAACCTCACGTCAAGCAATGACAACCTGCGGCGCGCCGTCGTGTCCGAGGGTGGCCTGCGCAGTCTCCTCGCCTACCTCGACGGCCCTCTGCCGCAGGAATCCCCCGTGGCCGCGCTCCGCAACCTCGTCACCGCCGTCTCGCCAGACAGCCTTGTCTCACTGTGCGTGCTCCCGCGTCTCGTCCACGTGCTCCGGGACGGCTCCATCGGCGCGCAgcaggcggccgcggcggccatCTGCAAGATCTCCAGCTCCACGGACATGAAGCGCCTGGTGGGCGAGCACGGCTGCATCCCGCTACTGGTCCGTCTGCTGGAGGCCAAGTCGAACGCGGCGCGCGAGGCAGCGGCGCAGGCGGTGGCCAGCCTGATGAGTTACCCTCCGAACGCGAGGGACATCAAGAAGCACGAGAAGAGCGTGCCCAACCTGGTGCAGCTGCTGGACCCGAGCCCGCAGAACACGGCGAAGAAGTACGCCATCTCCTGCCTCCTGTCGCTGTCGGCGAGCAAGCGCTGCAAGAAGCTGATGATCTCGCACGGCGCCATCGGGTACCTGAAGAAGCTCTCGGAGAAGGACGTCGCCGGCGCCAAGAAGCTGCTCGAGAAGCTGGAGCGCGGCAAGCTGCGGAGCCTCTTCAGTAGGAAGTAG
- the LOC133903825 gene encoding ARM REPEAT PROTEIN INTERACTING WITH ABF2-like isoform X2, which translates to MSLQSCPAAAGDVRAEELLERARVLVPAALAAARAATGFGGRWKAIVARLERVPPCLSDLSSHPCFSKNSLCRELLQSVAATLAEAAELGERCREPTRAGKLQMQSDLDALAGKLDLNLRDCALLVKTGVLSDATVPAAPVEAAAAAAAAQTDVRELLARLQIGHAEAKHRAVDGLLDALREDEKSVLSALGRGNVAALVQLLTATAPKVREKTATVLCLIAESGSCEGLLMSEGALPPLIRLAESGSLVGREKAVITLQRLSMSPDIARAIVGHSGVRPLIDICQTGDSISQSAAAGALKNLSAVPEVRQALAEEGVVRVMINLLDSGVVLGSKEYAAECLQNLTSSNDNLRRAVVSEGGLRSLLAYLDGPLPQESPVAALRNLVTAVSPDSLVSLCVLPRLVHVLRDGSIGAQQAAAAAICKISSSTDMKRLVGEHGCIPLLVRLLEAKSNAAREAAAQAVASLMSYPPNARDIKKHEKSVPNLVQLLDPSPQNTAKKYAISCLLSLSASKRCKKLMISHGAIGYLKKLSEKDVAGAKKLLEKLERGKLRSLFSRK; encoded by the coding sequence ATGAGCTTGCAGAGCTGCCCGGCCGCGGCCGGGGACGTGAGGGCGGAGGAGTTGCTCGAGCGGGCAAGGGTGCTGGTTCCGGCCGCGCTggccgcggcgcgcgcggccACCGGCTTCGGCGGGCGGTGGAAGGCCATCGTGGCGAGGCTGGAGAGGGTGCCTCCGTGCCTGTCGGACCTGTCGAGCCACCCCTGCTTCTCCAAGAACTCGCTCTGCCGGGAGCTGCTGCAGTCGGTGGCCGCCACGCTCGCCGAGGCCGCCGAGCTCGGCGAGCGCTGCCGCGAGCCGACGAGGGCGGGGAAGCTGCAGATGCAGAGCGACCTCGACGCGCTCGCCGGGAAGCTGGACCTTAACCTCCGGGATTGCGCACTCCTTGTCAAGACCGGTGTGCTGTCCGACGCGACGGTTCCGGCGGCCCCGgttgaggcggcggcggcggcggcggccgcgcagACGGACGTGCGGGAGCTACTTGCCAGGCTGCAGATCGGGCACGCGGAGGCGAAACACCGGGCGGTGGATGGGCTTCTTGATGCTCTGCGCGAGGACGAGAAGAGCGTGCTGTCGGCGCTCGGCCGTGGCAACGTGGCCGCGCTAGTGCAGCTGCTCACGGCGACGGCCCCCAAAGTCAGAGAGAAAACGGCCACTGTTCTCTGCTTGATCGCCGAGTCCGGCAGCTGCGAGGGCTTGCTCATGTCTGAAGGCGCGCTGCCACCGCTCATCCGGCTGGCTGAGTCCGGCAGCCTTGTCGGCCGGGAGAAGGCCGTCATCACGCTGCAGCGGCTGTCCATGTCACCCGACATTGCCCGTGCAATCGTCGGCCACAGCGGCGTCCGCCCACTCATTGACATCTGCCAGACCGGGGACTCTATCTCGCAGTCCGCCGCGGCTGGAGCGCTCAAGAACCTCTCTGCAGTGCCGGAAGTCCGACAAGCGTTGGCCGAAGAAGGCGTCGTGCGCGTCATGATCAACCTGCTCGACTCCGGCGTCGTGCTCGGCTCCAAGGAGTACGCCGCGGAGTGCCTGCAGAACCTCACGTCAAGCAATGACAACCTGCGGCGCGCCGTCGTGTCCGAGGGTGGCCTGCGCAGTCTCCTCGCCTACCTCGACGGCCCTCTGCCGCAGGAATCCCCCGTGGCCGCGCTCCGCAACCTCGTCACCGCCGTCTCGCCAGACAGCCTTGTCTCACTGTGCGTGCTCCCGCGTCTCGTCCACGTGCTCCGGGACGGCTCCATCGGCGCGCAgcaggcggccgcggcggccatCTGCAAGATCTCCAGCTCCACGGACATGAAGCGCCTGGTGGGCGAGCACGGCTGCATCCCGCTACTGGTCCGTCTGCTGGAGGCCAAGTCGAACGCGGCGCGCGAGGCAGCGGCGCAGGCGGTGGCCAGCCTGATGAGTTACCCTCCGAACGCGAGGGACATCAAGAAGCACGAGAAGAGCGTGCCCAACCTGGTGCAGCTGCTGGACCCGAGCCCGCAGAACACGGCGAAGAAGTACGCCATCTCCTGCCTCCTGTCGCTGTCGGCGAGCAAGCGCTGCAAGAAGCTGATGATCTCGCACGGCGCCATCGGGTACCTGAAGAAGCTCTCGGAGAAGGACGTCGCCGGCGCCAAGAAGCTGCTCGAGAAGCTGGAGCGCGGCAAGCTGCGGAGCCTCTTCAGTAGGAAGTAG
- the LOC133903411 gene encoding protein COFACTOR ASSEMBLY OF COMPLEX C SUBUNIT B CCB2, chloroplastic: MPLLARAPPLHSHRLPAGLLPHSVLAAKPHRRPPSSRVGASNSEPPQQQVNLSVLRFTLGIPGLDESYLPRWIGLGFGALVILNHVLSPSPTPAQLRSEALGLCLAAFSATLPFLGRFLEGADAAGRVPLPVGSRQVFVMSENLSAAQKEEMAWVSYVLLRNTNTTSVLIAIGDVLCIRGYWDPPADTSKYAMIEWFKSQMQQVGLVDLRDALYFPNFSDTRLGKILPDGVLSVLAQPVLSSPDRANGETKTEGVILLASNANYAYSEKDRVWIRTVANKFQRS; this comes from the exons ATGCCTCTCCTCGCCCGCGCACCGCCGCTCCACTCCCACCGTCTCCCCGCCGGCCTCCTCCCACACTCGGTGTTGGCGGCCAAACCCCACCGCCGGCCCCCCTCCTCCCGCGTCGGCGCCTCCAATTCCGAACCTCCGCAGCAGCAGGTCAACCTCTCCGTCCTCCGCTTCACCCTCG GGATCCCGGGGCTGGACGAGTCGTACCTCCCGAGGTGGATAGGCCTCGGCTTCGGCGCCCTCGTCATCCTCAACCACGTCCTCTCCCCGTCCCCCACGCCAGCTCAGCTC AGGTCCGAGGCTCTGGGGCTGTGCCTAGCCGCGTTCTCGGCGACGCTGCCGTTCCTCGGGAGGTTCCTGGAG GGCGCTGATGCTGCCGGCCGTGTGCCGTTGCCCGTGGGGAGCAGGCAGGTGTTCGTGATGTCTGAGAATCTGTCGGCGGCACAGAAGGAGGAGATGGCGTGGGTGTCGTACGTTCTGCTACGGAACACAAATACCACATCTGTG CTCATAGCAATTGGGGATGTGTTGTGCATACGAGGATATTGGGATCCACCTGCAGATACTTCGAAATATGCCATGATTGAGTGGTTCAAAAGTCAGATGCAACAAGTTGGACTTGTTGATTTGAGGGATGCTTTGTACTTCCCTAATTTTTCAG ACACACGGCTTGGGAAGATTCTGCCAGATGGGGTCCTTTCTGTGTTAGCTCAACCTGTTCTTAGCAGTCCCGATCGAGCTAATGGCGAAACAAAAACTGAAGGGGTCATACTGCTGGCCTCCAATGCAAATTATGCATATAGTGAAAAAGATAGGGTTTGGATAAGAACAGTTGCAAATAAATTTCAGCGTTCCTAG